GTCGTTCAGCCATTGCCTCTATCAGAGTCAACTTGCATCTACCACCATTGAACAACCCCTTCACATTGTTCATCGAAGGCATCCTTGCCTACGCATTCCCGGTCTTGAAGTCCAAGGAATTGGAGAGTTTCATCGAAGTTGTTATTAGACCTAACGGTATTCACTTCGGTTCCACCACCCAGGAATTGACTAACGATAAATTGAAGGCCAGAAAGGACATCCTGGCCAAGTTCAAGTTTATCACTGCTGTTGTGAACAAACATGTTATGAACGAAGTACGTGACGACCATTACTTCCTATCTCTATGTGCTACTACCGATAATGACGCTTTACCACAAGAATATGTCTTCATGTCTGAGATGAACCAGTTGAATGGCTTCATTACCAACTACTTGTCCAAGACCAAGACTCCTTTGAATGAAGCTCTAAAGCAAAGCAACAGAATCCTGGAGTTCATCGCATTCACCGATCTACCAAGTGACAAGCCATTTTCCGTTGAAGAATGGAACGAAGAGACCCACGACCCACGCATCCTTATCCGCACCGCTGTTCCAAACTCAACAGCTGAACTTGAAGCTTTGAACAAGCTGATCAGTGTTGCTGTGGAGGTTTACGACAATTACACTGCAGAATTATCCACTAAGGGCTTCGCCTATGTCACCAACGatatgttgaagaagtcCAACAACATGAGAACACAAGAACTTGAGAAGCTAGTAAAGGCCGCCAAGATGAAGGCATTGGAAGAGGCTAAGGAGAAGAAGCTAGCTGAAGAGAAGGAGAGAAGACGTCAACTAAAGGGTACCACTGAGCAGCAAAAGTTGGACCAAAAGATGAAGgaaaagagagagagacgTCAAAGAAATAAGCAAAAAGTTAGAATGTAATCTTGTATTAATTGAGAAGTATGTACAGGAGAGGAATAGCTTCTCTCTTTAAATATTTAGACTATTAATATCGAATATGTACTGCGTAAAGTAAAAGCCATGAactattttcaaaatgatTACCATCATGCTAGTGACTTTAGATGCGAAGACCTGGTATCTTAACATCATTAACAGTGATATCAGAATCCAGGAatcctttcttcttttcagctGGTGgttcttcctctttcaCATCAGCTCTAATGCCTGCTGTCGTTGCCGCTGTAGAAGCAGTAGTCTCAGAAACCACTTTGGATGCGCTTGGCTGACTGGCTTTCCTTAGCTCAGCCTGCTTTTTACTATATTCGAGCAATCCTTGATCCACTTGGTCTTCGAACAGTATATAACGTGCTCCATTACCGTAATGCAAGTAGTTCACCATTAGAGAGGGCTTGACCCTGGCAACTTCACCTTTGTAGAGGTGGAACCTGGGAAAATCCTTCAAGAGTTGCACCTGGACTCTTTTCGTCCGCTTCGAAAGCGCACTGAGACATACACTAGTGGGTTTAAACATGTTATAGACGTTGATGCTATCGTTCTTGCTTGATTAACTTCCTAAATCGTTCGCATTGAGTCCTTCAATTTAAAGCTTATTGCTTCacaattttcaattttctgGCTGCGAGTCGGTCCCGACTGGaaaaaactataaaaaCAAGCTTCACGCTCAAAACAAGTTTCAActaaaagaagagaaaggGTTTGACAAACAGATTTGAAGGATACTGTGTTAGCTGCGATGAACAACACTAAAAGGAGCAGTAATGAGAGCGGTGGTGCTACACGGAAGAACAGCGAGACGCGGAGCGGTTCTTCTGCGAGCAACACGAGTGGTAATGGTTCTGGTGAAACCAGTGGTGCTATAGGTCACCCTAGCGACACGTATATTTCGCCTGAGCTGAGTAAACTAATACCTGGGCTGAGGTTATATGAGCAATTGgtagaagaagagaaaaagataGATACTGTTATTAAGCGGAGGAAGCTTACTATGAATCAGACCATACAACGCATAAGAAGCAACCTGATACCATTTCGAGAGGCATATAACCTGAATGGGGTCAAGCAGACCACATATCTGCGGGTATTCATAAGCAGTGTGTCTGAGAACCAGCTGTGGCAGAATCCCGATGCAAAGCTGGAAGACGGTGGGTGGACCATGCGGATTGAAGGTAGACTTGTGGATTCAAAACAAGGAGGAAGTGCTACACGAGACAAGTTTAGTAGTTTTATAGATGGAATCAGAGTTGAGTTTaagaaaccaaagaaaGACGAGCAAAACAGTGCAAATAAGGACGAtgacaacaacaacagcacaGCCGGAAACAATAACGATAACGATATTGAATCGAACGAAAGCAGTGCTGAAGGATTCACTCGTGAACCATCAGAATCCGCACCGCAATTCTTTGCTGACCAAACTCCAAATCCTCTTGGCACAGACATATCAAACCCACCTACTGTAACAGACATGGGATCCGCAAGTGAAATAACAACGCCCTATGAAAGTAACAAGCTGGAAAAGGAAGATCAAATACAGGAAATTGTTGAGTGGAAAGCTGACCCAAAGAAACCAGTAGAGTTTGACGGGTTTGATATCAAGAGGAATGGTAATACGAATCTTGATGCAGTTGTGACGATATACCCAAAGGCAGTCGAATCAAACAGATACAGCTATTCACCTGCATTAGCCTCTTTGGTTGGACTGAGCCACGGTTCAAAGAGCGATGCCATTTTTTCCTTGTATAAGTATATCAACGCAAACAATTTGCTGGTCTCTAGAGAATATTCGAGGAACACATCTCTAGCGGCAACAATAGTCTCCAGCAGAAGAGCTCAAAACGTAAAGAACGTAGTTAAGCTCGATGAGCCGTTAATGAAATTGCTCTCTCGTCATAATAGCTATAGCTCACTGGAGAGTACACCCGCAACAGTGAAACTCACAGACATTCCATCTATAGTAGAGCGTAATTTAGAACAGACGAAACCGGTACGCCTGAATTACACAGTGAGAGTGGACAAGGCATCCACTTATGGTGAAGTTGTATTTGACATGGAGGTTCCAACAAAGGAGGCCTTGCTACAATCAATATCCATGAAGGGCCAAAAAAGACCACTAATAACAGACAACTTGGCTGAAGAATCACAGGCGATACTCAGAGACTACGAAGCACACATCACCAAGACTGCAGTGAAGAATGCTGAACTTGACAAAAAGCTTGCAATACTACATGCGCAACTAAACTCTACCAAAATGAAACACCAATTTTACAAGAAATTCGCAGAAGATCCTGCAAATGCGCTAAAAGAATACATCGAGTCCACATCGGGTGCTTTGAAAGTACTTTCCGGTGATGAAGGATTCTTGGAAGACACCGTGAGAAGATCACAATTTTACAAAGAAAACGAACAGATACTAGAGGAAAACATCTCTGTGCTGTTCAAACATGAACGTATATGATATATCTATAAGTGTGTAACAATACCATCCCCCTCCCATGTTATCAGCTCTACAGATTATAACAGCGGTGTCCCAAAACGGAAAAACATCgaaatttttcatcttcaaaaagttgttaagctcatcgcaataAAGAGAAGCTAAATAGAGGGTCTATGAACGTACATAAATGCGTGCTTGTCGAACTAACCTGAGTCAACATCAGCTACTCATCGTTTTACAATAGCTTGGGTTCAAATTGAGCTAAGAATACAATTAAGAAAATGAGTGGGAAAGGAGAGCTTTCTAGCAGAGTCATGAACATGAAGTTCATGAAGTTTATGAGGCCTGAGGGACAGGACAACAAGGATGAGGGCACTAGTAAACACACACACTTAGATGCGTCCAAATGGGATCTTAAGAGCAGTGTAAACTCTGATAGCACTAACAAAAGACGAGTTGTGGTCAAGCGAGCCAGTAAAGCTCTTAAAATAATGGAAAATGTTGGTATCACCAGTGTCAAAGCAGAAGATGATTCAAACAAAAGTAGTGCTCTGCATGGGAGAAGGATATTTGGCGAGAATAAGAACAAACGTGTGGCAGAGGAGGAGGAGGAAAATAAGACTGAACAAGAGCCAAAGCAAGAGAAGGATATGGACGAGCTTTTCAAGGAATCCCgaagaaatacaaaacCTAAGAAAAAGTCTCACAAGAAACATAAGAAGGCATAAAATGTTTGGGAAGCAGATTTCAATCAATGACACTGATTTTGTGTTATTTTTGCTTCAACAGTAAAAAAGTGCTACAAAGAAAGGAAATGGCAGGGTCGAGCGACAATATAGCTCGGAGTTACCTTTGATCGCAGTATGCTTTGCAATGCTAATGACCGATTGACTAATATTACATGGCAAATGTTGTAGCACGAATTGTACTATAGAATATTTTATACCGTTGAGTAAGTTAATGGAACATATATTACTATATATAACCTTTTGAGTCATGCATTATGAATTTCTATTTGATAACAGATAAATAGCTTTAGTAACCTATACCTATAAAAAGTCAAGCTTTCAATTCAAAGGTCTCGGAATTGTTCAGCATATTGTAACAGCTATCTCCACAGTCTGTAATCATCCTGCTTTTCACTGTTGATTCTGCTGATGCTGTTCAGGAGATTTCTTGACCGGGTCTTGTTGGgatctttctttttcactCACATTAGTTCTCGCAACTACAGAAGTACTCGATACAGATTTACTAGATTCAAACCTCTGAGTAGTAGAACGAACAGATGTACTTATTGTGCCGACTAATGTTACTTGTTCCATGTCTTCCATACTTAAAATTGAGCTACTGTCGATACTCTTGACACTCCTAAAATAATTTAGGACATTCTTATGCATATCCTCTTTGTACATAGAGTTCAAAACAAATGCCAAGAAAAGAACCATAATAGTATTCATGAGCCATTGGGTTGTTGACTCGGACAAGGACCTAGAGTCAGCAAAGTCCGATGGGATTTCTATAACATGCACTGTTTCAGCCGCCGAAATGCTGACGGCATATCTTGAGTCTGGAGAGAAGATGACCCTCGTAATGGCAAATCCGTGAACCTGAGTAAATGTTTTACCAACTGACAAGTTTCTTAATTTGACCAATAGCACAGAATTATCATTTGTTGCAAGCATTACTAAGTTCATTTGGTCATTTACATCCATAGCTGTTATACCTTTGAATTTTGAACTGATTTGACGAGACCAGAAGACAGTTGTTTTGCCACTCTTGATGCTAATTTTAGTTAGCAATATACCTTTTGAAGATGCCCAAGTTGCAGCAATCAACACGTTATTGTCATCCAAAAACTTCAtctttgataaaattaTCTTTCTGTCAAAGTCTGTCTTCCTAACCACGCAACTACCCGTCACTGttgaaataatttcaaGACTAGATTCTGTAATATAACCAATAAGCTTACCATTTGGGGAAAAATGTAAGTCCTTTACATCCCTACcagtttcaatttcataCTTGACAGAGTAATTTCTGGGATCAATAATAGCCATAGAGGGTGGATTTTTAGAAGATGCTATAGCAGCTTCTGAACCATCTTTCGATAGTCTGATGACTTTCGTATAATCCTCTGGGTTAGTAGACTTATCAATATCAGCCGCAGACTCAAATTTCAAACTCTTACCATCATAGCGAAACTTTCTGACATGGCTATTGCCAGCACCACTCTTCACTTTAGCACTATTCTCATTACATCCAATGAGGATTGTATCTCCTACAGCATCCAACGCAGTGGGGGAGTCGTCGTTGGCGGGCAAAGTCGCATCACACACTTCGTCAACTCTCAATCCATTACCTTCCGAGCTACCAACTTTAAGAACAGTCAACTTGTTGTCAACCCCATTATTACcttcaccaccaccaccagtGACAACAAACTGGTCATCACAAACAAACTTAGCCCCATATAGCGGGTACCCGACTTTGTAAAGCTTTGTGTGAAATTTCATTGTGTTTTAATGAGTTCTGGACCGATTCAAACTGTACTTTCACTCAACAAACAAGCAAACGTATAACAACAACAGTAAAATAACCAAGCAGATTATATCGCGTTGCTTTGCTTGGTCGATTTGAACTTGTTTTAGTGCAATTATCGTGCTTTCTAAATACATTTCTGGTCGGGGACCcttatttcaataatttttcaaagccAACTCAGCTAAAAAGCAGAAAAACCGAAATTTGCCAACAAACCAGCGATGACTTCGACATTAAGTCATACTCTATAACTTCCAATTGAGCCTCTTAATGAGCTATTTTGGGCATTTATAAGTGATTTAGAGTGCAAATACGGTGTAATAATTGGTATGACGGGTGAAGGAAGTGTACCGGGGGGCGTCTCCGTTGTCGGTAAAGTGTTAGCCATTCAGTCACATGTGGTTCATGGTTATGTAGGTAACAGGGCAGCCACCTTCCCTTTACAATATCGAGGTTGGGATGTGGATGCGCTGAACACTGTCCAGTACTCTAACCACTTGGGGTATGGCCAGGCTACCGGGTTCAAATATAGTGGAGAGGAGCTGTGCTCTGTATTTCGTGACGGACTTCTGAAAGCTATGGGGAATCGTTATGATGCCATCATTACTGGTTATACACCTAGTGCTGAGGTCTTGGAAGATATTAGCGGTATAATCAAAAATCAGTTAaatcaacaacaagatCTTAAGTGGATAGTTGATCCAGTTTTAGGAGATAACGGCAGGCTCTATGTCTCTGAAGATATAGTCCCAGTTTACAAAAGGCTACTTAgccaaaacaaaatattccTAGCAACTCCCAACCAGTTTGAGATGGAGCTACTCTCAGAATCAGAGTTGACTGATCTGGAAAGTGCGTCTACGGCAGTATCAAAGTTCTTTCAACTGTATCCACATGTTGAAAGATTGGTAGTGACAAGTGTTGTGCTTGCAGGATCCGATGATTACGTTGTAATTGCTGCAGATAGAACTACATCACCCCAGGATACAATATACATCCGATCTCCAAGAATTAAATGTCACTTCTCTGGTAGTGGTGACTTATTTACAGCATTGCTGGTGGACGCACTACTGAGAGACAGGGAGAGTACGAAGCTTTCGCAAGCTGTTGCTAAGTCCCAATGGATGATTGGCAGTGTATTACAAAGAACTTACGAACAGGCTTTAAAGAGTGGCGAACTAAAAGACCAGGATAGCCCAGTAATAAAAGATTTGAAGCTAATACAATGCAGAGAGTTATTTCGCCTGCATGATATCCCGGAGATACCAATAACAGGACACATAAATGTACCTCAAACTTGAAAGTGAACTGTATTTAACTAAAAAATTCGTAACTTATATAATTTCATTACTTGGAATCAATCACTCTCAACAAGAGCTTTTGAATACTGTCCTTGTCAAGGTATTTACCTATTAACACCAACTTACAGTCACTTATGGTATCATCTGAATGCCCTGTAAAGATATCAAAGGTATCTCTAACACCTTGAATCACATAAGTGCTATCTGCAACCAAGACAAGACCCTTAGACCTCTCAATTTCCCAATCGTCTGATAGTTTACTCAAGTTCTTAATCTCATCGTCATCGCTAAGACCAAAATTCTTCCACAATAATTTCTGTAAGAAATTTCTCTTAAAATTCTCAAACTCCTGTTCTGTTTTAAGTGGCCTGAAAGATAAAGTGACGGTACCCATTCTATGATCATGCATGACCTTCTCATTTTGGAGAATTCTATCCTTAAAACTGCCATCCAAATTTAGGTCTGTGCCTTCATAAGCATGTAAGTCAAGCAATTTATCTAAAGAGACTTCACCATACTGTGTATGGTATATTGGCGCGACACCATTGATGTCTTTTATTCTAGCTTCAATATCACTGATCGAAACTCTTTTACCCTCAATCTTATCTACTTTATTTAGCAGGATGCGGTCGGCCATAGCTATCTGAAAGTAAGCAATAGTTAGGTTCTCTTCTTTAACCACACTCTGGTTGTACCAATGCGCGTCTGGTGACACATCGTCCAAACATTTTACAATGTGTTCTGCGTCTAGCACCGTAATTATTCCGTCAATGTACACACTACTATTGAGTCCTTCGTCTTGCCAGAACATTTTCGCTATTGGTGCAGGATCAGCAATACCAGACGTCTCTAGCAGAATATAATCAATGGACCCAGGTGATCTCTCGATCATATCCTCGATGGCCTTAACACCAATATTCTTCAAGGAGCAACATAGACAACCATTGCCCAGGTCTAACCACTCCTGGTACTTAGAATCTCCATTTTGAATAGTCATAGCCTTTTCTATCTCACTACTGTCCCCAAACTCATTCAATATCACAGCTATCTTCCTGTCTGAGCCCTTTAGTGCTATCTTCTCAAGCAACGTAGACTTACCACTGCCCAAATAACCGGTAATTATAGTCACAGGAatcctctttttttctgtttgaATGCCACTATTAGAACTCAAAGGCACCTCGACCTGCTTGTTAGACCTATCTACTTTATCAGCACTCACCAAATTGTGGCCCCCATCGTTCCGCACTTTCCCCAGAATCTCAGCGAGATTGGACTCACGCCCTGTAACTAGCGGCGGCAACTCgccatcatcttcatcgtgCTTGTAATTCTTCAGCGACATGCCTCTATTGCACTCCTGCTGCAGGTTTAAATTACTGTTAGAAGCACTTAGTCTTCCTTATATCTTTTCCGATGAGATACTCGGTGACGGATGGCGATGAGCTGTTTAAATTTCAAGCCATTTTGACACCAGACACCTTTAAATTAAACTAGTTCCAACTAAATCGCTCAATTGGCAAGTAAGACATTAGCAGAACAATACCAAAGATGTTTAAGTGGTCGCTTTTAGATACTGCACTGCTTGCTGTTATTTTTTACCACTTGGCCCAGGCTCCCTACACCAAGGTCGAGGAGAGTTTCACACTACAGGCAATCCACGATATTTTAGAGTATGgtgtttttgatatatctCGCTATGATCACTTACAGTTCCCTGGTGTGGTTCCCAGATCATTCATTGGTCCTCTGATTGTAGCCGTGCTTTCGAAGCCTGCCATTATGATTTCATCGATGCTGAATTTGTTCACTGATGACACACAAATGCATGCTCAATTGATTGTCCGTGGTGTTATTGGATTAGTCAATGGATTGTCTTTGATTATGCTTAAGAATGCCTTGCAGTCTTTGTTTGATGAAATcgaggagaagaagaacaagaaactgGAGAAAGATGGAGAAACCCCAGCAAACACTGTCACCATGACTAGTGTTGGGTCCTGGTTCCTTCTATTCTGCATGACAAGTTTTCATATGATGTTTTACAGTTCTAGAACATTACCAAACTTTGTTGGCGCGTTCCCATTGAGTAATATTGCCTTAAGCTTGGCTCTCAAGGGAAATCTCGAGTGGGCTATTTTGTTACTAAGTGGATCAGCTGTGATTTTTAGATTAGAGTTAGGCGGGTTAGCTGCAGGATTAACTATATTTGGcttcatcttcaagaaGGTTGACATTTTTAGGGCCTTAAAATTTGGTTTCATGGGTGCCGGTATTGCTATTGGTATCAGCATGTCAATCGATTCTTACTTCTGGGGTGACTGGGGAATCCCAGAAGTTGACGCCTTTATCTTTAATGTTGTCTATGGTAAGTCTGCACAATGGGGTACTGAGTCACCTCTAGCTTACTTCACTAACTATTTGAGGATGCTATTTCTTCCACCAACTGTGTTGGTATTGAACTATATCGGATACAGAGCAGCTCCAAAGAACCTGAAAATTGTCACATTAGCTGGCTACTTCCATATTTTGGCTATGTCCACTCAACCACACAAAGAATGGAgatttattatttactCAGTGCCACCAATTATAATGTTAGGTAGTGCAGGAGCTGCTTATTTGTGGGAGAACTTCAAAGTTAGAACCATGGGGAATGCTGCACTTCTAGCCTTGTTACCACTATCTGTTGCTATCGGTGGAGTTGTTTCCTATATATTTTGCTACATCTCTACCATGAACTACCCAGGTGGGGAGGCTCTTGCAATGTTCAATGACTACGTTATGGCTAACAATGTTACCAATTCTACTGTATTCATCACCGTGCCACCTTGTATGACTGGTGTAAGCCTGTTTGGCCAATTGGACTTTGATAAATATGGAATTACCTATGATAGAACCGAAGATTCAAAGTCTGTTCAGAATAAATGGGACTCATATGACTACATGATCACACATGAAAGTCTTGACATTGGTAAGAGTTTTGGTATTGAAGACCCATCTGCAAGCAAATGGGAACTGATTGGTAAGAGCAAGATTTTTGCTGGAGTGAATCCAGCTCCCTTAACGGATTATATCTTCAAGGAAGGTAACAATGTATTCAGCTTGGTTAAGGATGTTATAATGAGAGAATCTCCATACGATTTCATGTTTGCTATGCTTGACAACTGCTTGATCCGTCAAGACCTTTTCTTTATCCATAAAAGAATTAGGAATGACGCTGATGAGAACTTGCAATAGGTGTGTGAGAAACGATAGTTCTGTTATGTAAACGAACCCCTTTTTTTATACTATCTTAGAATAAACTCTTATTTTATCATATTTACGAATCTATGAAGTTTATCTTAAATCAAACGTAATGTCACAGTGTATAATTAGTtaatataaagaatattaaatgTATGTATATTATCTATTAATTAAGATgagataataataaaaaaaatctatcATTTCCTTTCTTGGGAACTTGAAACACTATTCGTGTCCACATCGTCTGATGAAAACAATTGCTCTCTTATTTCAACAATCCAAGGGTCCATTAGCAATTCAACTGCGGTAGCTCTTCTCTTAGGGTCTTGTACTAAACACCTCTTCAAAAACCTTCTACCAGCTGAAGACACCTCATCTTGAGCAGGTAGTTGTGGAATATGCCCAGCAGCTACATGATACATGATGGCCCATTCATTGTCAAGGTTAGCCCAAGGCCTTCTCCCAGTAATCATCTCTAAAACAACTCAACCAAGAGACCAAATGTCATCAGAACCCAAATGGCCTTTATTTGTAGAGCCAGTGATGGACTCTGGAGCCATATACATAGGAGTACCTATCAGATCATTTAATCCTGTACTATCAGGAACAATCTTGTCCTCCTTCATATCATTATCTGCTCCAGGCATCTTCGTGCGTTTAGTACCTTTCTTGGATATTTTTCTGGCGGCACCAAAGTCAACGTACTTCACAATACCATTGAAGTCAAGAAGAATATTTTCAGGCTTAATATCTCTATGAACAATTCCTGACTCGTGCAAGTAGGCCAAACCTTCTAATAGTTCCAAAGTGTACACTTGGGTGACCATCTCGTCTTCGATTCTTCCGTGCTCCAATAAACTAGCCATAGAGCCACCTTCACAATATTccataaatatattgactTTATCACGATGCACTTCAACACCGTAGTATTGCACAATATTTGGATGGTTTAGCATTTCTAATACGTTCATCTCTTCCTTTATAGATGGAAATACCTTCTCCATTGCTTTACTGTCCTGGATTCTAATCTCTTTCACAGCCAAAATTTCACCATTGTCCAAATCGACAGCAGAATAGACTGATCCAAAAGTTCCTCCGCCGATGAAGTTTCTCTTTTGCCATCTAATAGAGACGTTGGATATAGAAGATGCCAAGGAAGAAATGTACTTGTTTCCTTTATCTGTATCGTCAAGAACTTTACCTATTCTATGAGTACCTCTAGTgacattttcttcaagtgcTTTAATACTTTGCATACGTAGTTCAGAATTCTTTTGTAGCATAGAATCATCGTCGAAAACATCTTCGATATTTATATTTGGTCTAGGTTGTTGGCTATTCTTCTCCAATTCAACAGCTCTTGCACCCATAACATCGAAATGAGAAATTAAGAGAGACATACAAGCAGAAATCTTATGTTTCAAAGATGAGAATTGGTTTTCATCAAGTGCCAATATATTCCATCCGCTTGTCATATGCATTGCAAATTCCATTGCAGTAACACACCATCTAAAAGTTCTGGGATCAGTTGGATCACAATCCACTGATAAAAATTGAAGCCAACCAACACTGAGACGTACCAATAGCAATATTATCAAAGATTTTTTCTCATTACTGGCAACATTAATACGTAAGAAATTTAAACCAAAGTCTCttgcaaataaaaatataccGTTCAGGAGATCATTATTAGGGCAAACTTTCTTGAACGTCTTTACAATCTtatgataatttttcagGACACTGTATGTGCACCTGAAATACGCcttattcaatttttgcaaattaTTCTCCACAACTTCAAATGAACATCTTTTCTCCAAAAATGTGACACAGTCTGAAGCTGATTGTAAGAATCGATCGCATTGATATTCAAGAGCATAACTAGAACTTTGACACATCAATTTAATGGTATCAGGACGAGTCTTAAAATCAAGATCATTTATTTCTTCCGTGGTAAACTCACTTAAATTGAATACTTCACCAGACCATAACATTGGTTCTTGAGGACACAATACTAGAATATAACCCAGGGAGTTCAGTTTCATTTCAAGTTCCAAAATATCAGCATCTGGGTCTCTATCATCGTTATACATCTCTGCCACATGCGATTTCCCTGAGTTTAAATTTGGTGGTCTGAATTGGGCATCGACATTACCGTTTTGCAGATAATACCTGGGCAGCCCATCCTTCCCAACTCCTTGAACAATCGATGTACTCAGATCCCATTTCTCTGCAACAGCATTGTATAGTGTTAAACTATTTTCAATCTCCAATTTAGGGATCAAATCACAACCACTGTCACTGTTGTACAATACCTTCAAAATCTCATTTTCAGGACAGCCCAATAACTCTGGACTTGCAATCAGATAAATACCTTGCTTTTCCAATTTGCCCCCAGTGTAGACGAGAAAATGGCCTGTATCTTTCAAGCCGTTCATCAATTGAGCATGATCGTCGATTCTATAAGTGACTGAGTTTTGGAAAGCCTTCATCAACACATTGGTGAACCTATTAAGTTTACGTTTCATTGATCCCAGTGTTTCAAATAGTTGTACTAGCCATTTCTCCGCCTCTGCTTCGTTAGTCAATTTTGGTGGGGaattttgttgttgtaacAAGTAAGAATGCAACCTATGCACCAATCTTAATGTCAATTTAGTAAACTCAATGGCTATAACTTTACCTGCACCGTCGATATAATGTCCACAGTTTTTCAAACCGTCCCAATACTTCAATAGGATATCTGGTTCTTTGAATGCATTCGTAGAtt
This is a stretch of genomic DNA from Nakaseomyces glabratus chromosome M, complete sequence. It encodes these proteins:
- a CDS encoding uncharacterized protein (CAGL0M10615g~Ortholog(s) have endoplasmic reticulum localization) — protein: MFGALSGMFEYINGLNAHYAALSYEEQKAMTIVERLSIYNWSFELCALGLLALVVLAYKVGTSINVGKAKKVMTSVNSFLNDELCFAKVGIVDPRFPTRMYNSERQNTWFTTFATGRSAIASIRVNLHLPPLNNPFTLFIEGILAYAFPVLKSKELESFIEVVIRPNGIHFGSTTQELTNDKLKARKDILAKFKFITAVVNKHVMNEVRDDHYFLSLCATTDNDALPQEYVFMSEMNQLNGFITNYLSKTKTPLNEALKQSNRILEFIAFTDLPSDKPFSVEEWNEETHDPRILIRTAVPNSTAELEALNKLISVAVEVYDNYTAELSTKGFAYVTNDMLKKSNNMRTQELEKLVKAAKMKALEEAKEKKLAEEKERRRQLKGTTEQQKLDQKMKEKRERRQRNKQKVRM
- the SNF12 gene encoding Snf12p (CAGL0M10659g~Ortholog(s) have DNA translocase activity, role in positive regulation of transcription from RNA polymerase II promoter in response to amino acid starvation and SWI/SNF complex, cytosol localization); the protein is MNNTKRSSNESGGATRKNSETRSGSSASNTSGNGSGETSGAIGHPSDTYISPELSKLIPGLRLYEQLVEEEKKIDTVIKRRKLTMNQTIQRIRSNLIPFREAYNLNGVKQTTYLRVFISSVSENQLWQNPDAKLEDGGWTMRIEGRLVDSKQGGSATRDKFSSFIDGIRVEFKKPKKDEQNSANKDDDNNNSTAGNNNDNDIESNESSAEGFTREPSESAPQFFADQTPNPLGTDISNPPTVTDMGSASEITTPYESNKLEKEDQIQEIVEWKADPKKPVEFDGFDIKRNGNTNLDAVVTIYPKAVESNRYSYSPALASLVGLSHGSKSDAIFSLYKYINANNLLVSREYSRNTSLAATIVSSRRAQNVKNVVKLDEPLMKLLSRHNSYSSLESTPATVKLTDIPSIVERNLEQTKPVRLNYTVRVDKASTYGEVVFDMEVPTKEALLQSISMKGQKRPLITDNLAEESQAILRDYEAHITKTAVKNAELDKKLAILHAQLNSTKMKHQFYKKFAEDPANALKEYIESTSGALKVLSGDEGFLEDTVRRSQFYKENEQILEENISVLFKHERI
- the MPP6 gene encoding Mpp6p (CAGL0M10681g~Ortholog(s) have poly(U) RNA binding activity), which encodes MSGKGELSSRVMNMKFMKFMRPEGQDNKDEGTSKHTHLDASKWDLKSSVNSDSTNKRRVVVKRASKALKIMENVGITSVKAEDDSNKSSALHGRRIFGENKNKRVAEEEEENKTEQEPKQEKDMDELFKESRRNTKPKKKSHKKHKKA
- the MRPL50 gene encoding mitochondrial 54S ribosomal protein bL9m MRPL50 (CAGL0M10637g~Ortholog(s) have structural constituent of ribosome activity and mitochondrial large ribosomal subunit localization), which translates into the protein MFKPTSVCLSALSKRTKRVQVQLLKDFPRFHLYKGEVARVKPSLMVNYLHYGNGARYILFEDQVDQGLLEYSKKQAELRKASQPSASKVVSETTASTAATTAGIRADVKEEEPPAEKKKGFLDSDITVNDVKIPGLRI
- the SEC12 gene encoding Sar family guanine nucleotide exchange factor SEC12 (CAGL0M10703g~Ortholog(s) have Sar guanyl-nucleotide exchange factor activity, role in regulation of COPII vesicle coating and Golgi apparatus, endoplasmic reticulum localization), producing the protein MKFHTKLYKVGYPLYGAKFVCDDQFVVTGGGGEGNNGVDNKLTVLKVGSSEGNGLRVDEVCDATLPANDDSPTALDAVGDTILIGCNENSAKVKSGAGNSHVRKFRYDGKSLKFESAADIDKSTNPEDYTKVIRLSKDGSEAAIASSKNPPSMAIIDPRNYSVKYEIETGRDVKDLHFSPNGKLIGYITESSLEIISTVTGSCVVRKTDFDRKIILSKMKFLDDNNVLIAATWASSKGILLTKISIKSGKTTVFWSRQISSKFKGITAMDVNDQMNLVMLATNDNSVLLVKLRNLSVGKTFTQVHGFAITRVIFSPDSRYAVSISAAETVHVIEIPSDFADSRSLSESTTQWLMNTIMVLFLAFVLNSMYKEDMHKNVLNYFRSVKSIDSSSILSMEDMEQVTLVGTISTSVRSTTQRFESSKSVSSTSVVARTNVSEKERSQQDPVKKSPEQHQQNQQ